The Candidatus Margulisiibacteriota bacterium genome includes the window GATGTACGAGGACCCGGAACTGGCGGGGTTGCTCGCCAAACTGGAACTCGATGTGGAGATCCCGCCGGAGCTTTATACCCTGGTCGCGGAGGTCTTATTTTTTGTCTACAAGCTGGACCGGATGGCGGCCAAGCGGGAACAGATGGTCGCCAAGATCCGCGAAACCGAAAAAGAGACCCGCCGCCCTTAGAGCGCTTCTTTGATCGTCAGCTGCTGCAGGGCCACCGGTTCGACCGGCCGGTCGCGCTGGTCCCTTTTGACCCGGGTGATCGCTTCCACGACTTCCTGTCCCTCTATGACCTGGCCGAAGATCGTGTGATTGCCGTTCAGCCACTCGGTCGGCCCCACGGTGATAAAGAACTGGGAACCGTTGGTGCCCGGGCCGGAGTTCGCCATGGCCAAACGGCCGGGGCGGTCAAAACGGAGGTCGGGAGCGATCTCGTCGGCAAATTTGTAGCCCGGTCCGCCGATCCCCAAGCCGAGCGGGTCGCCGCCCTGGACCATGAAATCAGGGATGACCCGGTGAAAGATCGTCCCGTCGTAAAGCGGCTTTTTGACATTTTCCCCGGTGCGCGGATCGGTCCACTCTTTTTCCCCTTTGGCCAGCTCAACGAAGTTGGCGACGGTCTCCGGCGCCTGCCGCGGGTAGAGCAGGCAGGTGATCTGGCCTTGACTGGTCGTGAAGACGGCGTACAGTTTTTCCGGCATTTTTGGTTTACCTCCCATGGCGATGATCGGGCCGGTCAGGACGAGCAGCGCGGCGGCGCACAGTAAAGCTTTTTTCGTCATTATTCCACTTTGTAGGTCAGCGTGACGTTGCCGCGGACCTCCAGCAGGCCGGGGTTGACCGGCGTTTCGCCGGCCCCGCCGGCGCCGCCCAGGGCGCGCAGGCCGGCGTAATCGTTACCCGCCGGCAGCACCGCGCCGCTTTCAATGATGTTCCTGATCCGTTTCAGCTTCAGCCCGGCGGCGGCGGCGACCGCCTGCGCTTTGGCGGCCGCGTCCTTGACCGCCTTGTCGAGCGCCTGCCGCTTGAATTCCTCGTCGTTCTTCCGGGCGAACTGGATGCCGCGCACGCTGTTGGCCCCGGCGCCGATGCTGGCGTCGATCACGCGGGAGACTTTGGCCATGTCCTCGACCGTGACGCTCAGTTCATTGGTGCAGCGGTAGCCGACCAGTTTCGGCGGCTGGTTCTGTTCGTATTTGGTCTCCGGCCAGATATAGTAGCCGGCGGTCTGGACCTTATCGCTCGCGATCCCCAGCTTGACGATGGCGGCCGCGATCCGGCCCATGGTCGCTGCGTTGTCGCTTTGGGCTTCCTGCGCGGTCTTCTTGACCACTTCCACCGCCAGTTTAACGTAGGCCGTGTCGGGCGCGACCTGGACGACGCCGGTGCCGGTCACCGACAGGGTCTGATCGTCAGGCGCTAAAGCCGCGGCAGCGGTGAGGCACAAACAGCAACCGATAGCGACGAGGACGATCTTTTTCATTTTCTTTCCCTCCTGACAAGACCAGAAGTATAGTATAATTTTCCCATGAAAGCAATTTCCGTGCGGGAGGCCCGGGAGTTCGACCGCCGCGCGCAGGAACAGTACGGGATCCCGTCGCTGCTGCTGATGGAGAATGCCGGCCGGAGCGTGGCGGCAGAAGCCGTTAAGCTGCTGGGGCAGGGGAGCCAAGCGGTGGTGGTGTGCGGTATCGGCAACAACGGCGGCGACGGCCTGGTCGCCGCCCGGCATTTATTGAACGCCGGCAAAAGCGTGGCCGTACTAATTGTCGGCGATCAAACGAAAATGAAAAATGATGCCCGGACCAATCTGGCAATATTGCGGGCAATGGCGCCGGTGGACTGGACAAAGCAGCTGCCTGATGGCTGCGACCTGATCATTGACGCGCTCTTGGGGATCGGTTTAAACGCTCCGGTCGCCGGGGCTTATCTGGCAATGATCGAAGCGATCAACCGCGCGGGCAAGCCGGTCCTCTCGGTCGACGTCCCGTCCGGCTTGAACGCCGATACCGGCGAGATCCTGGGGGCGGCGGTCAGGGCGGACAAGACGGTGACCTTCGCGGCGGTGAAAAACGGCCTGCTGATTAACGCCGGACCGGCCTGTTGCGGAGCAGTGGTTGTCAGGGATATCGGCCTGGCCTATTGCTGACAAAAAATGGTATTATATTGGTCCAGGGTAGGATAATGAACAGAAAGATCGTTGTATTGTTGTTAATCTGTCTGTTGGGCGGCGGCGCCGTTTTGGCGCAGCCGTTGACGAAAAAAGAGATCGTCCGGCAGAAGAAAGAGCTGGCCAAGCTGGAAAAGGAAGTTAACCGGCTCCAGAACAAGCTCAAGGTCGCCAAGAATAAGCGGTTGCGGGTCGACATCCAGGACAAGCTCGATCTGGACCGGCAAAAGATCAAACAGATCAAGAATAAACTTTACCCCAAGAAAGCCAAGCCCCCGGTCAAGGCCGCCGTCCCCCCGGTCGCGCCGGGTTCGCTGGAAACTTTCGCTTCGCTCGAGGCGGGGCTTGAAGAGAGCGTTTCTTCGCTGGAAGCCGGCGAGACCGGCAAGATCAAGATCGGCGGCCTGCGGCACGAAGTGGGAGGGTACGGCGGATTTTTTGCCGGGACCACGGCGTTCTTCGGCGAACTGCGCGTTCCGTTCCGTTTCATTTTCGGGCCGGCGACCACCTCGTTAAGGTTGTCCGCCGGATTGGCCCAGAGCCGGGAGACCGACCGCCGCTTCCTGCCGGTGAACGGCGACCTGATGTTCAATTTTCCGCCCGGCTGGTTCACGGGGGTGGAGAACTACCTGGCGGTCGGCCTGAACTATGTGGCCATGACGACCGGCCGCAAAGCGGGAACGGTCGGCGGCCAAGTCTCTTACGGCATTGTCAGCGACGGCTTTGGCGGGATCGTTTTCGGCGAGCTCGGTTACGCCATTTTACGGACCGGTTTTTCCCCCAGTCACAAGGGGGCGTCGGTCCTGGTCGGCTACCGCAAGGCCCTGTTCTAAAATAGGCAGCAAAATAGGCAAAATGCCCATTGACAAAAACGACCAGACTGCTACAATTTCAGCAAAAGGAGGTGAAAAATATAATGAAGAAATTTATTGCTATGTTAGTGGTTATCGCTTTCGTGCTCGGTC containing:
- a CDS encoding EscU/YscU/HrcU family type III secretion system export apparatus switch protein, coding for MAEERIMGPGEELPDDQAKTKPSRKTAVAIRYDVDKDKAPLVIASGRGVVADEILRIADENKIPMYEDPELAGLLAKLELDVEIPPELYTLVAEVLFFVYKLDRMAAKREQMVAKIRETEKETRRP
- a CDS encoding peptidylprolyl isomerase, with translation MPEKLYAVFTTSQGQITCLLYPRQAPETVANFVELAKGEKEWTDPRTGENVKKPLYDGTIFHRVIPDFMVQGGDPLGLGIGGPGYKFADEIAPDLRFDRPGRLAMANSGPGTNGSQFFITVGPTEWLNGNHTIFGQVIEGQEVVEAITRVKRDQRDRPVEPVALQQLTIKEAL
- a CDS encoding SIMPL domain-containing protein (The SIMPL domain is named for its presence in mouse protein SIMPL (signalling molecule that associates with mouse pelle-like kinase). Bacterial member BP26, from Brucella, was shown to assemble into a channel-like structure, while YggE from E. coli has been associated with resistance to oxidative stress.), translated to MKKIVLVAIGCCLCLTAAAALAPDDQTLSVTGTGVVQVAPDTAYVKLAVEVVKKTAQEAQSDNAATMGRIAAAIVKLGIASDKVQTAGYYIWPETKYEQNQPPKLVGYRCTNELSVTVEDMAKVSRVIDASIGAGANSVRGIQFARKNDEEFKRQALDKAVKDAAAKAQAVAAAAGLKLKRIRNIIESGAVLPAGNDYAGLRALGGAGGAGETPVNPGLLEVRGNVTLTYKVE
- a CDS encoding NAD(P)H-hydrate epimerase; this encodes MKAISVREAREFDRRAQEQYGIPSLLLMENAGRSVAAEAVKLLGQGSQAVVVCGIGNNGGDGLVAARHLLNAGKSVAVLIVGDQTKMKNDARTNLAILRAMAPVDWTKQLPDGCDLIIDALLGIGLNAPVAGAYLAMIEAINRAGKPVLSVDVPSGLNADTGEILGAAVRADKTVTFAAVKNGLLINAGPACCGAVVVRDIGLAYC